From the Manihot esculenta cultivar AM560-2 chromosome 3, M.esculenta_v8, whole genome shotgun sequence genome, one window contains:
- the LOC110610350 gene encoding MDIS1-interacting receptor like kinase 2, whose translation MFPFSQFMASRLQKSLLFLVIPLLVISVHVLATGSPAAAVQSEEAEADALLGWKASLDNQSRSFLYSWSTTAGSPCNWFGIHCNEAGSVSNISLRDSGLKGTLQSFSFPSFPNLVKLNLSNNSFHGSIPSHIGNLSKLNILDFSVNEISGSIPKEIGMLNSLTYIDLSNNFLTGTIPASIGNLTTLPILYIHMNQLSGSIPQELGMLKFVTEIDLSVNSLTGTIPTSIGNLTNLWALSLISNQLSGSIPQEIGMLRSLTELALSQNNLYGPIPASIGNLTALSSLYLTDNQLFNSLPREIGKLTKLTTLFLEMNELSGTLPSEMNNFTLLEVFIIYSNRFTGQLPQDICIGEGLKSFAINGNDFTGPIPRCMRNCSRLLRLHLESNQLTGNISEDFGVYPQLNFMDLSDNKFYGELSWKWESFSKLSTLKISNNNISGTIPADIGMAAQLHSLELSSNHLAGIIPKELGKLTLFELSLDDNELSGGIPEEIGLLSELERLNLAANNLSGPIPKKLGYCSKLLFLNLSKNKLTESIPVEVGNLISLESLDLSHNLLTAMIPPQLGLLQRVETLNISHNLLSGPIPTTFGYLSSLTVVNISYNELEGPIPNNKAFQQAPFEALQNNRYLCGNNTRLEACVSVAINKTIRKKHSKLVYAMVIPLVCSLFVVSVLVGGFFVLHKRIRNRKANSEEVNPSGESRKKDMKYENIVKATEDFNSKYCIGVGGYGIVYKAVLPTGRVVAVKKLHQSQNEEVTDFKAFKSEICVLMNIRHRNIVKLHGFCSHAKHSFLVYEFIERGSLRNILSNEDQAVELNWLRRLNVVRGIANALSYMHHDCSPSIIHRDISSNNILLDSEFEAHVSDFGTARFLMPDSSNWTSFAGTFGYSAPELAYTMMVNEKCDVYSFGVVTIEILVGRHPGDFISSLSSSFSFPSSSLMDEHTLLMDMVDQRLPLPQYKTAEGIIHIAQLAHACLSGNPQSRPTMKQVSSHLMDKWNPLTKPFSEVKLGEIFPFFPTRIQ comes from the exons ATGTTTCCATTCTCACAGTTCATGGCTTCCAGGCTACAGAAATCACTCCTTTTCCTTGTTATTCCTCTGCTGGTAATTTCTGTTCATGTTCTTGCTACAGGATCCCCTGCTGCTGCTGTTCAATctgaagaagcagaagcagatgCTCTTCTGGGATGGAAGGCTTCTCTTGATAATCAAAGCCGATCTTTTCTGTATTCTTGGAGTACTACTGCTGGAAGCCCTTGCAATTGGTTTGGCATACACTGCAATGAAGCaggaagtgtctccaatataaGCCTTAGAGATTCTGGTTTGAAAGGTACGCTTCAGAGTTTCAGCTTTCCATCATTTCCCAATCTTGTCAAGCTTAACCTTAGTAATAACTCTTTCCATGGGAGCATTCCTTCCCACATTGGCAATCTATCCAAGCTCAACATCCTTGATTTTTCTGTCAATGAAATCTCTGGTTCCATTCCCAAAGAAATTGGGATGTTGAATTCTCTCACTTATATTGATTTATCAAACAATTTTCTCACTGGTACAATACCAGCTTCCATAGGGAATCTGACCACTTTGCCAATTCTCTACATTCATATGAATCAACTCTCAGGCTCCATACCTCAAGAACTTGGAATGTTGAAATTTGTCACTGAAATTGATCTTTCAGTAAATAGTCTCACTGGTACAATCCCAACTTCCATAGGAAACCTGACAAATCTGTGGGCTCTTTCTCTTATTAGCAACCAACTTTCTGGTTCCATACCACAAGAAATTGGCATGCTCAGATCACTTACAGAACTTGCTTTGTCCCAAAATAATCTCTATGGTCCAATTCCAGCTTCCATTGGAAACTTGACAGCATTATCTTCTCTTTATCTTACTGATAACCAACTTTTCAATTCCTTACCTAGAGAAATTGGGAAGTTGACAAAGCTAACTACACTCTTCCTTGAAATGAATGAACTTTCTGGAACGCTTCCTTCAGAGATGAACAACTTCACTCTTTTGGAAGTTTTCATAATATATTCTAATAGATTCACTGGCCAGTTACCGCAAGACATTTGCATTGGTGAAGGCCTCAAGTCCTTTGCTATTAATGGAAATGATTTCACTGGTCCCATCCCAAGATGCATGAGAAATTGTAGCAGGTTATTAAGGCTCCATCTTGAGTCAAACCAACTCACTGGAAATATATCTGAAGACTTTGGCGTGTATCCACAGTTGAACTTTATGGATTTGAGTGATAACAAATTCTACGGTGAGCTTTCATGGAAATGGGAAAGTTTCAGCAAATTGTCAACCCTGAAGAtctctaataataatatttctGGGACAATACCAGCTGACATTGGAATGGCAGCTCAGTTGCATTCACTTGAGCTCTCATCAAATCACCTTGCTGGGATTATCCCAAAGGAATTGGGGAAGTTAACATTGTTTGAACTTTCTCTTGATGATAATGAACTTTCAGGAGGTATTCCTGAAGAAATTGGATTGTTATCTGAACTAGAGCGTCTTAACTTGGCAGCTAACAATCTAAGTGGACCAATTCCCAAAAAGCTTGGATATTGCTCAAAGCTATTGTTCTTGAATCTCAGCAAGAACAAACTCACAGAGAGTATTCCTGTAGAGGTGGGCAATTTAATATCCCTGGAAAGTCTTGATCTTAGTCATAATCTGTTAACAGCAATGATACCACCACAACTCGGACTGTTGCAAAGAGTGGAGACATTGAACATCTCCCACAATCTGCTTTCAGGTCCCATTCCAACTACTTTTGGTTATTTATCGAGCCTGACGGTAGTGAATATATCCTATAATGAGTTAGAGGGCCCAATTCCCAACAATAAAGCCTTTCAGCAGGCTCCATTTGAGGCACTTCAAAACAACAGATACCTGTGTGGCAATAACACTAGACTAGAGGCATGTGTCTCCGTTGCAATCAACAAAACCATCAGAAAAAAGCATAGTAAACTGGTTTATGCTATGGTCATTCCCCTTGTGTGTAGTCTGTTCGTAGTTAGTGTTTTGGTTGGTGGTTTCTTTGTTCTCCACAAAAGAATTAGAAACAGAAAAGCTAACTCAGAAGAAGTGAATCCAAGTGGTGAAAGTCGTAAGAAGGATATGAAATATGAAAACATTGTTAAGGCTACTGAGGATTTCAACTCCAAGTACTGCATTGGGGTAGGAGGATATGGAATTGTGTACAAAGCTGTCCTGCCAACAGGTCGAGTGGTTGCTGTAAAGAAACTCCACCAGTCACAAAATGAAGAGGTGACTGATTTCAAAGCGTTTAAAAGTGAAATTTGTGTGTTGATGAACATTCGTCATCGAAACATTGTGAAGTTACATGGTTTTTGTTCACATGCCAAACACTCTTTTTTGGTATATGAATTCATAGAAAGAGGAagtttaagaaatattttaagcAATGAAGACCAAGCAGTGGAGTTGAATTGGCTTAGGAGGTTAAATGTTGTAAGGGGAATTGCTAATGCGTTGTCCTATATGCACCATGACTGCTCTCCTTCAATCATACATCGAGACATTTCCAGTAACAATATTCTGTTGGATTCGGAGTTTGAGGCTCATGTCTCTGATTTTGGAACAGCTAGGTTTTTGATGCCTGACTCATCAAATTGGACCTCATTTGCAGGCACATTCGGATACTCAGCTCCAG AGCTAGCTTACACGATGATGGTGAATGAAAAATGCGATGTTTACAGTTTTGGTGTGGTGACAATTGAAATTCTAGTGGGAAGACATCCAGGTGACTTCATTTCATCTCTTTCATCATCATTTTCATTCCCCTCCTCCTCGCTGATGGATGAGCATACACTTCTCATGGATATGGTTGATCAACGCCTCCCACTTCCTCAATACAAAACTGCAGAAGGAATAATACATATTGCACAACTAGCACATGCTTGCTTGAGTGGCAACCCTCAATCTCGGCCAACCATGAAACAAGTTTCTTCCCACCTAATGGATAAATGGAATCCATTGACTAAGCCATTTTCAGAAGTAAAACTGGGAgagatttttcccttttttcctACGAGGATTCAGTAG
- the LOC110612226 gene encoding BURP domain protein RD22, translating to MEAIGISMEFHLLLIFALFTTIALRGSHASLPAKVYWQSMLPNTPLPKTLQDSLQPSDIGKKNRFSFPEDYPQNGARATYGVGYWPDNRKFVKNSMSNATTVYFLYHDLLPGKNMKIIFTKSTNVSNFLPRKIAESIPFSSNKFPEILNYFSVKSSSKEAQILKQTIEECEALPIRGEDKYCATSLESLVDLVAAKFGQKVQAFYNEAEEENKKQEYTILQGIKMMGENHMVCHKQRYAYAVFYCHRIKDTKVFKVPLMGVDGSKAEAAVVCHMDTSAWHPHHYAFQILNVKPGGPPICHFLNSDAIVWISSS from the exons ATGGAAGCTATTGGAATTTCTATGGAGTTTCATCTCCTTCTCATTTTTGCTTTATTTACCACT ATCGCTCTGAGAGGAAGTCATGCTTCTCTACCTGCAAAGGTGTATTGGCAATCCATGTTACCAAACACTCCACTTCCAAAAACTTTACAAGATTCTTTGCAGCCTTCTG ACATAGGAAAGAAAAACAGATTTTCATTTCCGGAAGATTACCCACAAAATGGTGCAAGAGCAACCTATGGAGTCGGATATTGGCCTGACAACAGAAAATTTGTCAAAAATTCCATGTCCAATGCAACTACTGTCTACTTCTTATACCATGATCTCCTTCCAGGCAAAAATATGAAGATCATTTTCACTAAATCTACAAATGTGTCTAATTTCTTGCCACGTAAAATAGCAGAATCCATTCCCTTTTCAAGCAACAAATTCCCAGAAATTCTCAACTATTTTTCAGTAAAATCCTCGTCAAAGGAAGCTCAAATATTGAAACAGACGATTGAAGAATGTGAGGCACTTCCCATTAGAGGAGAAGACAAGTATTGTGCTACATCTTTAGAATCCTTAGTTGATTTGGTGGCTGCCAAGTTTGGACAAAAAGTTCAAGCTTTTTATAACGAGGCAGAAGAAGAGAACAAGAAACAAGAGTATACAATCTTGCAGGGAATCAAAATGATGGGAGAAAATCACATGGTGTGCCATAAGCAGAGATATGCATATGCAGTGTTTTATTGCCACAGAATCAAAGACACAAAGGTTTTTAAGGTTCCATTAATGGGGGTTGATGGGTCAAAAGCTGAAGCAGCTGTTGTTTGCCACATGGATACATCAGCTTGGCACCCACATCACTATGCCTTTCAGATCCTTAATGTTAAGCCAGGAGGACCACCAATTTGCCACTTCCTTAATAGTGATGCCATTGTCTGGATTTCCAGTAGTTAG